Proteins found in one Sorghum bicolor cultivar BTx623 chromosome 1, Sorghum_bicolor_NCBIv3, whole genome shotgun sequence genomic segment:
- the LOC8080757 gene encoding probable apyrase 6, translating to MPDPTAKPPSPRPRRRRRLCGLCLGTALLALLVSALVHAVASPPRRPAPGPASARFSVVIDGGSTGTRAHVFATGHDGRPDLARSTVMRVSPGLSSFAADPARAGESLKPLIDFARDEIVGSGGAAREAEVRLMATAGLRLLEERAQEAILASCRDVLRASGFRFEDAWAKVIPGSDEGIYAWVAANYALGRLGGDPNKTVGIIELGGASAQLTFVSDEVLPPELSYNYTFGERTYTLYTNSFLNFGQNAAQDSFHEMLRSRGSSKNGTLADPCAPRGYSRNEEVMVRMSSTSRSTLENQYVDNGTGNFTECISSSLLLLQKGKEKCQYQHCHLGPTFVPELRGYFLATENFYFTSKFFGLKKSSSLSDFMFAGEQSCNQDLSTLRKKYPNRSDEDFSRYCFSMAYIVALLHDSLGVPLDDKRIEYSNQVGDVQVEWALGAFITLMQNTSLKPLHTAAEPIHSNRPLFAVLGMFLLCGVLFVSRWRKPKTKIIYDLEKGRYIITRIS from the exons ATGCCTGACCCCACCGCCAAACCCCCCTCGCCacggccccgccgccgccgcaggctcTGCGGCCTCTGCCTCGGCACCGCGCTCCTCGCGCTCCTCGTCTCCGCGCTCGTCCACGCCGTCGCCTCGCCGCCGCGTCGTCCCGCCCCCGGCCCGGCCTCCGCGCGCTTCTCCGTCGTCATAGACGGAGGCAGCACGGGCACGCGGGCCCACGTCTTCGCCACGGGGCACGACGGCCGCCCGGATCTGGCGCGCTCCACCGTGATGCGCGTCTCACCGGGCCTCTCGTCCTTCGCCGCCGACCCGGCGCGGGCCGGGGAGTCTCTGAAGCCGCTGATAGATTTCGCGAGGGATGAGATTGTCGGCTCGGGAGGCGCCGCTCGGGAGGCGGAGGTGCGGCTCATGGCTACCGCAGGGCTGCGCCTGCTCGAGGAGCGCGCCCAGGAGGCGATCTTAGCGTCCTGCAGGGACGTACTACGAGCCTCTGGGTTCCGATTCGAGGACGCGTGGGCCAAAGTGATCCCAG GCTCGGATGAAGGTATCTATGCTTGGGTTGCGGCAAATTATGCTCTTGGCAGACTTGGAGGGGATCCTAACAAAACCGTTGGAATAATTGAACTTGGGGGCGCTTCAGCTCAG CTTACCTTTGTTTCTGATGAAGTACTTCCACCCGAACTGTCATATAATTATACTTTTGGTGAAAGAACATACACTCTCTATACCAACAGCTTTTTAAACTTTGGTCAA AATGCAGCTCAAGACTCATTTCATGAAATGCTGAGGTCAAGAG GCTCTTCCAAAAATGGTACACTTGCTGATCCTTGTGCTCCCAGAGGATATTCACGCAATGAAGAAGTGATGGTGAGGATGAGCAGCACTTCAAGGTCAACATTAGAGAATCAATATGTTGATAATGGGACTGGAAACTTTACTGAGTGCATATCTTCTTCGCTGCTGTTACTGCAAAAAGGAAAGG AAAAGTGCCAGTATCAACATTGTCACCTGGGACCTACTTTCGTACCTGAGCTGCGTGGATACTTCTTGGCAACTGAAAATTTCTATTttacttcaaag TTCTTTGGACTTAAGAAGTCGTCATCACTATCTGATTTTATGTTTGCTGGAGAACAATCTTGCAATCAGGATTTGTCCACTCTTAGAAAAAAGTATCCTAATAGGTCTGATGAAGATTTTTCACGGTATTGCTTCTCGATGGCATATATTGTGGCTCTACTGCATGACAGTCTTGGTGTACCACTGGATGATAAGAG GATTGAGTATTCAAACCAGGTTGGAGACGTTCAGGTTGAATGGGCTCTAGGAGCTTTCATCACATTGATGCAAAATACAAGTTTAAAGCCATTGCACACCGCCGCAGAACCAATCCATAGCAATAGACCATTGTTTGCTGTGCTGGGAATgtttcttttatgtggagtactTTTTGTATCAAGATGGAGGAAGCCCAAGACGAAAATCATATATGACTTAGAGAAAGGCCGATACATCATAACACGCATCAGCTGA